In one Balaenoptera musculus isolate JJ_BM4_2016_0621 chromosome 2, mBalMus1.pri.v3, whole genome shotgun sequence genomic region, the following are encoded:
- the ASPG gene encoding 60 kDa lysophospholipase isoform X4, giving the protein MKHLPVLVPGRGLAAVLRTLPMFHDEGHARACGLPEDTLVLPPASPACPDQRVMYTVLECQPLFDSSDMTITEWVQIAQTIERHYGQYHGFVVIHGTDTMAFAASVLSFMLENLQKTVILTGAQVPIHALWNDGRENLLGALLLAGQYVIPEVCLFFQNQLFRGNRATKVDTRRFAAFCSPHLPPLATVGADVTINRELVRRVRGQGRLVVHSSMERDVGLLRLYPGIPASLVRVFLQPPLKGVVMETFGSGNGPTKPDLLQELRAAAERGLLIVNCTHCLQGAVTSDYGAGTALAGAGTISGSDMTSEAALAKLSYVLGLPGLSLDGRKELLARDLRGEVTPPAVDELRPSLRSSTLGRGVAQLLGLSQEADDVRAALAPSLACAAAHAGDLEALQALAELGSDLSLEDFGGQTPLHSAARGGQAGVVTMLLQRGLDVNARDKDGLSPLLLAVRGRHQGAIGLLRAAGARLSPRELEDSGTELCRLASRADCEGLRAWWQAGADLKQPGYDGRSALHVYLGLHSSSRDLPLSGSAAWCLT; this is encoded by the exons ATGAAGCACCTGCCGG TGCTCGTccctgggaggggcctggccGCGGTTCTGAGGACGCTGCCCATGTTCCACGACGAGGGCCACGCCCGGGCCTGTGGGCTCCCCGAGGACACCTTAGTGCTGCC CCCcgccagccccgcctgccccgacCAGAGGGTCATGTACACGGTGCTGGAGTGCCAGCCTCTCTTCGACTCCAGTGACATGACCATCACCGAGTGGGTTCAGATCGCCCAGACCATCGAG AGACACTACGGGCAGTACCATGGCTTTGTGGTCATCCATGGCACCGACACCATGGCCTTCGCCGCCTCTGTGCTCTCCTTCATGCTGGAAAACCTGCAGAAAACTGTCATCCTCACTGGTGCCCAG GTGCCCATCCATGCCCTGTGGAACGACGGCCGGGAGAACCTGCTGGGTGCCCTGCTGCTAGCCGGCCAGTACGTGATCCCCGAG GTCTGCCTGTTCTTCCAGAACCAGCTGTTCCGGGGCAACCGGGCGACCAAGGTGGACACGCGCAGATTCGCGGCCTTCTGTTCCCCCCACCTGCCGCCTCTGGCCACCGTGGGCGCTGACGTCACGA TCAACCGGGAGCTGGTGCGGAGGGTCCGTGGGCAGGGCCGGCTGGTGGTGCACAGCAGCATGGAGCGCGACGTGGGCCTGCTGCGCCTCTACCCTGGGATCCCCGCCTCCCTG GTCCGGGTCTTCCTGCAGCCCCCTCTAAAGGGCGTGGTCATGGAAACCTTCGGCTCGGGAAACGGGCCCACCAAGCCCGACCTGCTTCAGGAGCTGCGGGCGGCAGCTGAACGAGGCCTACTCATCGTCAACTGTACCCACTGCCTTCAGGGCGCCGTCACCTCGGACTATGGCGCTGGCACG GCCCTGGCGGGAGCCGGCACCATCTCAGGCTCCGACATGACATCGGAGGCGGCCCTGGCCAAGCTGTCGTATGTGCTTGGCCTGCCGGGGCTGAGCCTGGATGGCAGGAAGGAG CTGCTGGCCAGGGACCTGCGCGGGGAGGTGACGCCGCCTGCCGTGGACGAGCTCCGGCCCTCTCTGCGGAGCAGCACGCTGGGCCGCGGGGTCGCCCAGCTCCTCGGTCTGAGCCAG GAGGCTGATGACGTGCGGGCTGCCCTGGCACCCAGCCTGGCCTGTGCCGCGGCCCACGCCGGCGACCTGGAGGCCCTGCAGGCGCTTGCAGAGCTG GGCAGTGACCTGAGCCTGGAGGACTTTGGTGGTCAAACTCCGCTGCACTCGGCCGCCCGagggggccaggctggggtggTCACCATGCTGCTGCAGAGAGGGCTGGACGTGAACGCACGGGACAAGGATGGCCTCAGCCCGCTGCTGCTGGCCGTGAGGGGCAG GCATCAGGGTGCCATTGGGCTGCTGCGGGCAGCTGGGGCCCGCCTGTCCCCCCGGGAGCTGGAGGACTCGGGGACAGAGCTATGCAG GCTGGCATCCAGGGCAGACTGTGAAGGCCTGCGGGCATGGTGGCAGGCGGGGGCCGACCTGAAGCAGCCGGGCTATGATGGGCGCAGCGCCCTGCATGTC TACCTGGGCCTCCACTCCTCCTCTAGAGACCTCCCATTGTCAGGAAGTGCTGCCTGGTGTCTAACCTGA
- the ASPG gene encoding 60 kDa lysophospholipase isoform X5, producing MARATGPERRLLAIYTGGTIGMRSERGVLVPGRGLAAVLRTLPMFHDEGHARACGLPEDTLVLPPASPACPDQRVMYTVLECQPLFDSSDMTITEWVQIAQTIERHYGQYHGFVVIHGTDTMAFAASVLSFMLENLQKTVILTGAQVPIHALWNDGRENLLGALLLAGQYVIPEVCLFFQNQLFRGNRATKVDTRRFAAFCSPHLPPLATVGADVTINRELVRRVRGQGRLVVHSSMERDVGLLRLYPGIPASLVRVFLQPPLKGVVMETFGSGNGPTKPDLLQELRAAAERGLLIVNCTHCLQGAVTSDYGAGTALAGAGTISGSDMTSEAALAKLSYVLGLPGLSLDGRKELLARDLRGEVTPPAVDELRPSLRSSTLGRGVAQLLGLSQEADDVRAALAPSLACAAAHAGDLEALQALAELGSDLSLEDFGGQTPLHSAARGGQAGVVTMLLQRGLDVNARDKDGLSPLLLAVRGRLASRADCEGLRAWWQAGADLKQPGYDGRSALHVYLGLHSSSRDLPLSGSAAWCLT from the exons TGCTCGTccctgggaggggcctggccGCGGTTCTGAGGACGCTGCCCATGTTCCACGACGAGGGCCACGCCCGGGCCTGTGGGCTCCCCGAGGACACCTTAGTGCTGCC CCCcgccagccccgcctgccccgacCAGAGGGTCATGTACACGGTGCTGGAGTGCCAGCCTCTCTTCGACTCCAGTGACATGACCATCACCGAGTGGGTTCAGATCGCCCAGACCATCGAG AGACACTACGGGCAGTACCATGGCTTTGTGGTCATCCATGGCACCGACACCATGGCCTTCGCCGCCTCTGTGCTCTCCTTCATGCTGGAAAACCTGCAGAAAACTGTCATCCTCACTGGTGCCCAG GTGCCCATCCATGCCCTGTGGAACGACGGCCGGGAGAACCTGCTGGGTGCCCTGCTGCTAGCCGGCCAGTACGTGATCCCCGAG GTCTGCCTGTTCTTCCAGAACCAGCTGTTCCGGGGCAACCGGGCGACCAAGGTGGACACGCGCAGATTCGCGGCCTTCTGTTCCCCCCACCTGCCGCCTCTGGCCACCGTGGGCGCTGACGTCACGA TCAACCGGGAGCTGGTGCGGAGGGTCCGTGGGCAGGGCCGGCTGGTGGTGCACAGCAGCATGGAGCGCGACGTGGGCCTGCTGCGCCTCTACCCTGGGATCCCCGCCTCCCTG GTCCGGGTCTTCCTGCAGCCCCCTCTAAAGGGCGTGGTCATGGAAACCTTCGGCTCGGGAAACGGGCCCACCAAGCCCGACCTGCTTCAGGAGCTGCGGGCGGCAGCTGAACGAGGCCTACTCATCGTCAACTGTACCCACTGCCTTCAGGGCGCCGTCACCTCGGACTATGGCGCTGGCACG GCCCTGGCGGGAGCCGGCACCATCTCAGGCTCCGACATGACATCGGAGGCGGCCCTGGCCAAGCTGTCGTATGTGCTTGGCCTGCCGGGGCTGAGCCTGGATGGCAGGAAGGAG CTGCTGGCCAGGGACCTGCGCGGGGAGGTGACGCCGCCTGCCGTGGACGAGCTCCGGCCCTCTCTGCGGAGCAGCACGCTGGGCCGCGGGGTCGCCCAGCTCCTCGGTCTGAGCCAG GAGGCTGATGACGTGCGGGCTGCCCTGGCACCCAGCCTGGCCTGTGCCGCGGCCCACGCCGGCGACCTGGAGGCCCTGCAGGCGCTTGCAGAGCTG GGCAGTGACCTGAGCCTGGAGGACTTTGGTGGTCAAACTCCGCTGCACTCGGCCGCCCGagggggccaggctggggtggTCACCATGCTGCTGCAGAGAGGGCTGGACGTGAACGCACGGGACAAGGATGGCCTCAGCCCGCTGCTGCTGGCCGTGAGGGGCAG GCTGGCATCCAGGGCAGACTGTGAAGGCCTGCGGGCATGGTGGCAGGCGGGGGCCGACCTGAAGCAGCCGGGCTATGATGGGCGCAGCGCCCTGCATGTC TACCTGGGCCTCCACTCCTCCTCTAGAGACCTCCCATTGTCAGGAAGTGCTGCCTGGTGTCTAACCTGA
- the ASPG gene encoding 60 kDa lysophospholipase isoform X2, with protein sequence MARATGPERRLLAIYTGGTIGMRSERGVLVPGRGLAAVLRTLPMFHDEGHARACGLPEDTLVLPPASPACPDQRVMYTVLECQPLFDSSDMTITEWVQIAQTIERHYGQYHGFVVIHGTDTMAFAASVLSFMLENLQKTVILTGAQVPIHALWNDGRENLLGALLLAGQYVIPEVCLFFQNQLFRGNRATKVDTRRFAAFCSPHLPPLATVGADVTINRELVRRVRGQGRLVVHSSMERDVGLLRLYPGIPASLVRVFLQPPLKGVVMETFGSGNGPTKPDLLQELRAAAERGLLIVNCTHCLQGAVTSDYGAGTALAGAGTISGSDMTSEAALAKLSYVLGLPGLSLDGRKELLARDLRGEVTPPAVDELRPSLRSSTLGRGVAQLLGLSQEADDVRAALAPSLACAAAHAGDLEALQALAELGSDLSLEDFGGQTPLHSAARGGQAGVVTMLLQRGLDVNARDKDGLSPLLLAVRGRHQGAIGLLRAAGARLSPRELEDSGTELCRLASRADCEGLRAWWQAGADLKQPGYDGRSALHVAEASWEPGSGGPSAEPSGWGW encoded by the exons TGCTCGTccctgggaggggcctggccGCGGTTCTGAGGACGCTGCCCATGTTCCACGACGAGGGCCACGCCCGGGCCTGTGGGCTCCCCGAGGACACCTTAGTGCTGCC CCCcgccagccccgcctgccccgacCAGAGGGTCATGTACACGGTGCTGGAGTGCCAGCCTCTCTTCGACTCCAGTGACATGACCATCACCGAGTGGGTTCAGATCGCCCAGACCATCGAG AGACACTACGGGCAGTACCATGGCTTTGTGGTCATCCATGGCACCGACACCATGGCCTTCGCCGCCTCTGTGCTCTCCTTCATGCTGGAAAACCTGCAGAAAACTGTCATCCTCACTGGTGCCCAG GTGCCCATCCATGCCCTGTGGAACGACGGCCGGGAGAACCTGCTGGGTGCCCTGCTGCTAGCCGGCCAGTACGTGATCCCCGAG GTCTGCCTGTTCTTCCAGAACCAGCTGTTCCGGGGCAACCGGGCGACCAAGGTGGACACGCGCAGATTCGCGGCCTTCTGTTCCCCCCACCTGCCGCCTCTGGCCACCGTGGGCGCTGACGTCACGA TCAACCGGGAGCTGGTGCGGAGGGTCCGTGGGCAGGGCCGGCTGGTGGTGCACAGCAGCATGGAGCGCGACGTGGGCCTGCTGCGCCTCTACCCTGGGATCCCCGCCTCCCTG GTCCGGGTCTTCCTGCAGCCCCCTCTAAAGGGCGTGGTCATGGAAACCTTCGGCTCGGGAAACGGGCCCACCAAGCCCGACCTGCTTCAGGAGCTGCGGGCGGCAGCTGAACGAGGCCTACTCATCGTCAACTGTACCCACTGCCTTCAGGGCGCCGTCACCTCGGACTATGGCGCTGGCACG GCCCTGGCGGGAGCCGGCACCATCTCAGGCTCCGACATGACATCGGAGGCGGCCCTGGCCAAGCTGTCGTATGTGCTTGGCCTGCCGGGGCTGAGCCTGGATGGCAGGAAGGAG CTGCTGGCCAGGGACCTGCGCGGGGAGGTGACGCCGCCTGCCGTGGACGAGCTCCGGCCCTCTCTGCGGAGCAGCACGCTGGGCCGCGGGGTCGCCCAGCTCCTCGGTCTGAGCCAG GAGGCTGATGACGTGCGGGCTGCCCTGGCACCCAGCCTGGCCTGTGCCGCGGCCCACGCCGGCGACCTGGAGGCCCTGCAGGCGCTTGCAGAGCTG GGCAGTGACCTGAGCCTGGAGGACTTTGGTGGTCAAACTCCGCTGCACTCGGCCGCCCGagggggccaggctggggtggTCACCATGCTGCTGCAGAGAGGGCTGGACGTGAACGCACGGGACAAGGATGGCCTCAGCCCGCTGCTGCTGGCCGTGAGGGGCAG GCATCAGGGTGCCATTGGGCTGCTGCGGGCAGCTGGGGCCCGCCTGTCCCCCCGGGAGCTGGAGGACTCGGGGACAGAGCTATGCAG GCTGGCATCCAGGGCAGACTGTGAAGGCCTGCGGGCATGGTGGCAGGCGGGGGCCGACCTGAAGCAGCCGGGCTATGATGGGCGCAGCGCCCTGCATGTC GCAGAGGCCAGCTGGGAACCTGGAAGTGGTGGCCCTTCTGCAGAGCCTTCAGGGTGGGGTTGGTGA
- the ASPG gene encoding 60 kDa lysophospholipase isoform X6 gives MARATGPERRLLAIYTGGTIGMRSERGVLVPGRGLAAVLRTLPMFHDEGHARACGLPEDTLVLPPASPACPDQRVMYTVLECQPLFDSSDMTITEWVQIAQTIERHYGQYHGFVVIHGTDTMAFAASVLSFMLENLQKTVILTGAQVPIHALWNDGRENLLGALLLAGQYVIPEVCLFFQNQLFRGNRATKVDTRRFAAFCSPHLPPLATVGADVTINRELVRRVRGQGRLVVHSSMERDVGLLRLYPGIPASLVRVFLQPPLKGVVMETFGSGNGPTKPDLLQELRAAAERGLLIVNCTHCLQGAVTSDYGAGTALAGAGTISGSDMTSEAALAKLSYVLGLPGLSLDGRKELLARDLRGEVTPPAVDELRPSLRSSTLGRGVAQLLGLSQGSDLSLEDFGGQTPLHSAARGGQAGVVTMLLQRGLDVNARDKDGLSPLLLAVRGRHQGAIGLLRAAGARLSPRELEDSGTELCRLASRADCEGLRAWWQAGADLKQPGYDGRSALHVYLGLHSSSRDLPLSGSAAWCLT, from the exons TGCTCGTccctgggaggggcctggccGCGGTTCTGAGGACGCTGCCCATGTTCCACGACGAGGGCCACGCCCGGGCCTGTGGGCTCCCCGAGGACACCTTAGTGCTGCC CCCcgccagccccgcctgccccgacCAGAGGGTCATGTACACGGTGCTGGAGTGCCAGCCTCTCTTCGACTCCAGTGACATGACCATCACCGAGTGGGTTCAGATCGCCCAGACCATCGAG AGACACTACGGGCAGTACCATGGCTTTGTGGTCATCCATGGCACCGACACCATGGCCTTCGCCGCCTCTGTGCTCTCCTTCATGCTGGAAAACCTGCAGAAAACTGTCATCCTCACTGGTGCCCAG GTGCCCATCCATGCCCTGTGGAACGACGGCCGGGAGAACCTGCTGGGTGCCCTGCTGCTAGCCGGCCAGTACGTGATCCCCGAG GTCTGCCTGTTCTTCCAGAACCAGCTGTTCCGGGGCAACCGGGCGACCAAGGTGGACACGCGCAGATTCGCGGCCTTCTGTTCCCCCCACCTGCCGCCTCTGGCCACCGTGGGCGCTGACGTCACGA TCAACCGGGAGCTGGTGCGGAGGGTCCGTGGGCAGGGCCGGCTGGTGGTGCACAGCAGCATGGAGCGCGACGTGGGCCTGCTGCGCCTCTACCCTGGGATCCCCGCCTCCCTG GTCCGGGTCTTCCTGCAGCCCCCTCTAAAGGGCGTGGTCATGGAAACCTTCGGCTCGGGAAACGGGCCCACCAAGCCCGACCTGCTTCAGGAGCTGCGGGCGGCAGCTGAACGAGGCCTACTCATCGTCAACTGTACCCACTGCCTTCAGGGCGCCGTCACCTCGGACTATGGCGCTGGCACG GCCCTGGCGGGAGCCGGCACCATCTCAGGCTCCGACATGACATCGGAGGCGGCCCTGGCCAAGCTGTCGTATGTGCTTGGCCTGCCGGGGCTGAGCCTGGATGGCAGGAAGGAG CTGCTGGCCAGGGACCTGCGCGGGGAGGTGACGCCGCCTGCCGTGGACGAGCTCCGGCCCTCTCTGCGGAGCAGCACGCTGGGCCGCGGGGTCGCCCAGCTCCTCGGTCTGAGCCAG GGCAGTGACCTGAGCCTGGAGGACTTTGGTGGTCAAACTCCGCTGCACTCGGCCGCCCGagggggccaggctggggtggTCACCATGCTGCTGCAGAGAGGGCTGGACGTGAACGCACGGGACAAGGATGGCCTCAGCCCGCTGCTGCTGGCCGTGAGGGGCAG GCATCAGGGTGCCATTGGGCTGCTGCGGGCAGCTGGGGCCCGCCTGTCCCCCCGGGAGCTGGAGGACTCGGGGACAGAGCTATGCAG GCTGGCATCCAGGGCAGACTGTGAAGGCCTGCGGGCATGGTGGCAGGCGGGGGCCGACCTGAAGCAGCCGGGCTATGATGGGCGCAGCGCCCTGCATGTC TACCTGGGCCTCCACTCCTCCTCTAGAGACCTCCCATTGTCAGGAAGTGCTGCCTGGTGTCTAACCTGA
- the ASPG gene encoding 60 kDa lysophospholipase isoform X8 has translation MARATGPERRLLAIYTGGTIGMRSERGVLVPGRGLAAVLRTLPMFHDEGHARACGLPEDTLVLPPASPACPDQRVMYTVLECQPLFDSSDMTITEWVQIAQTIERHYGQYHGFVVIHGTDTMAFAASVLSFMLENLQKTVILTGAQVPIHALWNDGRENLLGALLLAGQYVIPEVCLFFQNQLFRGNRATKVDTRRFAAFCSPHLPPLATVGADVTINRELVRRVRGQGRLVVHSSMERDVGLLRLYPGIPASLVRVFLQPPLKGVVMETFGSGNGPTKPDLLQELRAAAERGLLIVNCTHCLQGAVTSDYGAGTALAGAGTISGSDMTSEAALAKLSYVLGLPGLSLDGRKELLARDLRGEVTPPAVDELRPSLRSSTLGRGVAQLLGLSQEADDVRAALAPSLACAAAHAGDLEALQALAELGSDLSLEDFGGQTPLHSAARGGQAGVVTMLLQRGLDVNARDKDGLSPLLLAVRGSIPRQSRGDQGRLLPGASPTSSWALGTSGDLARCEQDPDWED, from the exons TGCTCGTccctgggaggggcctggccGCGGTTCTGAGGACGCTGCCCATGTTCCACGACGAGGGCCACGCCCGGGCCTGTGGGCTCCCCGAGGACACCTTAGTGCTGCC CCCcgccagccccgcctgccccgacCAGAGGGTCATGTACACGGTGCTGGAGTGCCAGCCTCTCTTCGACTCCAGTGACATGACCATCACCGAGTGGGTTCAGATCGCCCAGACCATCGAG AGACACTACGGGCAGTACCATGGCTTTGTGGTCATCCATGGCACCGACACCATGGCCTTCGCCGCCTCTGTGCTCTCCTTCATGCTGGAAAACCTGCAGAAAACTGTCATCCTCACTGGTGCCCAG GTGCCCATCCATGCCCTGTGGAACGACGGCCGGGAGAACCTGCTGGGTGCCCTGCTGCTAGCCGGCCAGTACGTGATCCCCGAG GTCTGCCTGTTCTTCCAGAACCAGCTGTTCCGGGGCAACCGGGCGACCAAGGTGGACACGCGCAGATTCGCGGCCTTCTGTTCCCCCCACCTGCCGCCTCTGGCCACCGTGGGCGCTGACGTCACGA TCAACCGGGAGCTGGTGCGGAGGGTCCGTGGGCAGGGCCGGCTGGTGGTGCACAGCAGCATGGAGCGCGACGTGGGCCTGCTGCGCCTCTACCCTGGGATCCCCGCCTCCCTG GTCCGGGTCTTCCTGCAGCCCCCTCTAAAGGGCGTGGTCATGGAAACCTTCGGCTCGGGAAACGGGCCCACCAAGCCCGACCTGCTTCAGGAGCTGCGGGCGGCAGCTGAACGAGGCCTACTCATCGTCAACTGTACCCACTGCCTTCAGGGCGCCGTCACCTCGGACTATGGCGCTGGCACG GCCCTGGCGGGAGCCGGCACCATCTCAGGCTCCGACATGACATCGGAGGCGGCCCTGGCCAAGCTGTCGTATGTGCTTGGCCTGCCGGGGCTGAGCCTGGATGGCAGGAAGGAG CTGCTGGCCAGGGACCTGCGCGGGGAGGTGACGCCGCCTGCCGTGGACGAGCTCCGGCCCTCTCTGCGGAGCAGCACGCTGGGCCGCGGGGTCGCCCAGCTCCTCGGTCTGAGCCAG GAGGCTGATGACGTGCGGGCTGCCCTGGCACCCAGCCTGGCCTGTGCCGCGGCCCACGCCGGCGACCTGGAGGCCCTGCAGGCGCTTGCAGAGCTG GGCAGTGACCTGAGCCTGGAGGACTTTGGTGGTCAAACTCCGCTGCACTCGGCCGCCCGagggggccaggctggggtggTCACCATGCTGCTGCAGAGAGGGCTGGACGTGAACGCACGGGACAAGGATGGCCTCAGCCCGCTGCTGCTGGCCGTGAGGGGCAG CATCCCCAGGCAAAGCCGGGGGGACCAAGGACGCCTGCTTCCTGGAGCCTCGCCCACCTCCAGCTGGGCCCTAGGCACTAGCGGTGACCTTGCCAGGTGTGAACAGGACCCAGACTGGGAGGACTGA
- the ASPG gene encoding 60 kDa lysophospholipase isoform X3 codes for MARATGPERRLLAIYTGGTIGMRSERGVLVPGRGLAAVLRTLPMFHDEGHARACGLPEDTLVLPPASPACPDQRVMYTVLECQPLFDSSDMTITEWVQIAQTIERHYGQYHGFVVIHGTDTMAFAASVLSFMLENLQKTVILTGAQVPIHALWNDGRENLLGALLLAGQYVIPEVCLFFQNQLFRGNRATKVDTRRFAAFCSPHLPPLATVGADVTINRELVRRVRGQGRLVVHSSMERDVGLLRLYPGIPASLVRVFLQPPLKGVVMETFGSGNGPTKPDLLQELRAAAERGLLIVNCTHCLQGAVTSDYGAGTALAGAGTISGSDMTSEAALAKLSYVLGLPGLSLDGRKELLARDLRGEVTPPAVDELRPSLRSSTLGRGVAQLLGLSQEADDVRAALAPSLACAAAHAGDLEALQALAELGSDLSLEDFGGQTPLHSAARGGQAGVVTMLLQRGLDVNARDKDGLSPLLLAVRGRHQGAIGLLRAAGARLSPRELEDSGTELCRLASRADCEGLRAWWQAGADLKQPGYDGRSALHVAAP; via the exons TGCTCGTccctgggaggggcctggccGCGGTTCTGAGGACGCTGCCCATGTTCCACGACGAGGGCCACGCCCGGGCCTGTGGGCTCCCCGAGGACACCTTAGTGCTGCC CCCcgccagccccgcctgccccgacCAGAGGGTCATGTACACGGTGCTGGAGTGCCAGCCTCTCTTCGACTCCAGTGACATGACCATCACCGAGTGGGTTCAGATCGCCCAGACCATCGAG AGACACTACGGGCAGTACCATGGCTTTGTGGTCATCCATGGCACCGACACCATGGCCTTCGCCGCCTCTGTGCTCTCCTTCATGCTGGAAAACCTGCAGAAAACTGTCATCCTCACTGGTGCCCAG GTGCCCATCCATGCCCTGTGGAACGACGGCCGGGAGAACCTGCTGGGTGCCCTGCTGCTAGCCGGCCAGTACGTGATCCCCGAG GTCTGCCTGTTCTTCCAGAACCAGCTGTTCCGGGGCAACCGGGCGACCAAGGTGGACACGCGCAGATTCGCGGCCTTCTGTTCCCCCCACCTGCCGCCTCTGGCCACCGTGGGCGCTGACGTCACGA TCAACCGGGAGCTGGTGCGGAGGGTCCGTGGGCAGGGCCGGCTGGTGGTGCACAGCAGCATGGAGCGCGACGTGGGCCTGCTGCGCCTCTACCCTGGGATCCCCGCCTCCCTG GTCCGGGTCTTCCTGCAGCCCCCTCTAAAGGGCGTGGTCATGGAAACCTTCGGCTCGGGAAACGGGCCCACCAAGCCCGACCTGCTTCAGGAGCTGCGGGCGGCAGCTGAACGAGGCCTACTCATCGTCAACTGTACCCACTGCCTTCAGGGCGCCGTCACCTCGGACTATGGCGCTGGCACG GCCCTGGCGGGAGCCGGCACCATCTCAGGCTCCGACATGACATCGGAGGCGGCCCTGGCCAAGCTGTCGTATGTGCTTGGCCTGCCGGGGCTGAGCCTGGATGGCAGGAAGGAG CTGCTGGCCAGGGACCTGCGCGGGGAGGTGACGCCGCCTGCCGTGGACGAGCTCCGGCCCTCTCTGCGGAGCAGCACGCTGGGCCGCGGGGTCGCCCAGCTCCTCGGTCTGAGCCAG GAGGCTGATGACGTGCGGGCTGCCCTGGCACCCAGCCTGGCCTGTGCCGCGGCCCACGCCGGCGACCTGGAGGCCCTGCAGGCGCTTGCAGAGCTG GGCAGTGACCTGAGCCTGGAGGACTTTGGTGGTCAAACTCCGCTGCACTCGGCCGCCCGagggggccaggctggggtggTCACCATGCTGCTGCAGAGAGGGCTGGACGTGAACGCACGGGACAAGGATGGCCTCAGCCCGCTGCTGCTGGCCGTGAGGGGCAG GCATCAGGGTGCCATTGGGCTGCTGCGGGCAGCTGGGGCCCGCCTGTCCCCCCGGGAGCTGGAGGACTCGGGGACAGAGCTATGCAG GCTGGCATCCAGGGCAGACTGTGAAGGCCTGCGGGCATGGTGGCAGGCGGGGGCCGACCTGAAGCAGCCGGGCTATGATGGGCGCAGCGCCCTGCATGTC GCCGCCCCATAG